The following are from one region of the Mesorhizobium sp. B4-1-4 genome:
- a CDS encoding Flp family type IVb pilin, with product MKTVLLRFLKDDTGATAVEYALIVTVLSLTIIGGIGQVFNSITWLFSDNTSRLANAFAP from the coding sequence ATGAAAACAGTGCTGCTGCGTTTTCTGAAGGACGACACCGGCGCCACCGCCGTCGAATACGCCCTGATCGTCACCGTGCTGTCCCTGACCATCATCGGCGGCATCGGCCAGGTCTTCAACTCGATTACCTGGCTGTTCAGCGACAACACCAGCCGGCTTGCGAACGCCTTCGCGCCTTGA
- a CDS encoding GNAT family N-acetyltransferase encodes MLATVRRYEAAGFRAWPAAAVHYDGTWVVRLTAGHPAKRLNSVNPLDPGDTQHIADRIGRASRRFDAYGRPLTFRMSPLSGPDLASHLDKEGWSRFDESLVMRLSLADAHLDAAMDQIPLKDISRFIGASLKVSGSDVSLRPGLSEIIGAIQPEAGLFALEDDAEPLATLICVHDGDLAGLFEVATDKSARNKGHGRNLILSALKWARLRGAREAWLQVEAGNAPALALYRSLGFEEVYRYHYRRPPGHE; translated from the coding sequence ATGCTCGCAACCGTGCGCCGCTACGAAGCGGCCGGCTTTCGCGCGTGGCCGGCGGCCGCCGTCCACTATGACGGCACCTGGGTGGTGCGGCTGACCGCCGGCCACCCGGCCAAGCGGCTGAATTCGGTCAATCCGCTCGATCCCGGCGACACCCAGCACATCGCAGACCGCATCGGCCGCGCCAGCCGCCGCTTCGATGCCTATGGCCGGCCGCTGACGTTCCGCATGTCGCCACTGTCGGGTCCCGATCTGGCCAGCCATCTCGACAAGGAGGGCTGGAGCCGGTTCGACGAATCGCTGGTCATGCGGCTGTCGCTGGCTGATGCCCATCTCGACGCCGCCATGGATCAGATTCCGCTCAAGGACATCAGCCGCTTCATCGGCGCGTCGCTCAAGGTCAGCGGCTCCGACGTTTCGCTGCGGCCTGGCCTGTCGGAGATCATCGGCGCCATCCAGCCGGAGGCCGGGCTGTTCGCCCTCGAGGATGACGCGGAGCCGCTGGCGACGTTGATCTGCGTGCATGATGGCGATCTCGCCGGACTGTTCGAGGTCGCCACCGACAAGTCGGCGCGCAACAAGGGGCACGGCCGCAACCTGATTCTGTCGGCGCTGAAATGGGCACGGCTGCGCGGCGCGCGGGAAGCGTGGCTGCAGGTCGAGGCGGGCAATGCGCCGGCGCTGGCGCTCTACCGCTCGCTCGGCTTCGAGGAAGTCTATCGCTATCACTACCGCCGGCCGCCCGGCCATGAATGA
- a CDS encoding (deoxy)nucleoside triphosphate pyrophosphohydrolase gives MNDLVDPGKRLLLVAACALVDTDGRVLLAQRPQGKQLAGLWEFPGGKVEPGETPEQCIIRELHEEIGIETEIPCLAPLTFASHSYDDFHLLMPLFVCRRFRGIAQPREGQALKWVRPKQMRDYPMPPADAPLIPFLIDLL, from the coding sequence ATGAATGATCTGGTCGATCCCGGCAAGCGCCTGCTCCTGGTTGCTGCCTGTGCTCTGGTCGACACCGACGGTCGCGTGCTTTTGGCGCAGCGGCCGCAAGGCAAGCAGCTTGCCGGCCTGTGGGAGTTTCCCGGCGGCAAGGTCGAGCCCGGCGAGACGCCGGAACAATGCATCATCCGCGAACTGCATGAGGAGATCGGCATCGAGACCGAGATCCCGTGTCTGGCGCCGCTCACCTTCGCCAGCCATTCCTATGACGACTTCCATCTCCTGATGCCGCTGTTTGTCTGCCGCCGCTTCCGCGGCATCGCCCAGCCCAGGGAAGGGCAGGCACTGAAATGGGTGCGGCCAAAGCAGATGCGCGACTACCCGATGCCGCCGGCCGACGCGCCGCTGATTCCGTTCCTCATCGATCTCCTCTGA
- the argJ gene encoding bifunctional glutamate N-acetyltransferase/amino-acid acetyltransferase ArgJ: protein MSTTISPLAPKKYPKMPVVEGVRIATAEAGIKYKNRTDLLAMVFDAGTTVAGVFTKSKCPSAPVDFCRQNLGAGKARVLVVNSGNANAFTGKKGRESTALTGEAAAKAAGCTAGEVFLASTGVIGEPLDTTKFSHLLAGLVSDGKPDLWTEAAKAIMTTDTYPKVATQTVKLGDTDVTINGISKGAGMIAPDMATMLSFIATDAPIAAPVLQDLLSRGTAKTFNAVTVDSDTSTSDTLLLFATGKAAKRGAPEITDPRDARLGAFRRALGKVLKSLALQVVRDGEGARKQVEVTVTGAKSARSAKRIALSIANSPLVKTAVAGEDANWGRVVMAVGKAGEPADRDRLSIWFGDNRLAHEGERDPAYSEEKTSAYMKRADIRIRADIGIGRGKATVWTCDLTKEYVAINGDYRS from the coding sequence ATGTCCACCACGATTTCACCGCTCGCGCCGAAGAAATATCCCAAGATGCCTGTCGTCGAAGGGGTGCGCATCGCCACCGCCGAAGCGGGGATAAAGTACAAGAACCGCACCGATCTGCTGGCGATGGTCTTCGACGCGGGCACCACGGTCGCCGGCGTGTTCACGAAGTCGAAATGCCCCTCGGCGCCGGTCGATTTCTGCCGGCAGAACCTTGGCGCCGGCAAGGCCCGGGTGCTGGTCGTCAATTCCGGCAATGCCAACGCCTTCACCGGCAAGAAAGGCCGCGAATCCACCGCGCTGACCGGCGAGGCGGCGGCCAAGGCGGCCGGCTGCACGGCGGGCGAGGTTTTCCTGGCCTCGACCGGTGTTATCGGCGAGCCGCTCGACACAACCAAGTTCAGTCATCTGCTCGCCGGGCTGGTCAGCGACGGCAAGCCGGACCTGTGGACCGAGGCGGCAAAGGCCATCATGACCACGGACACCTATCCGAAGGTGGCGACGCAGACCGTCAAGCTCGGCGACACCGACGTCACCATCAACGGCATTTCCAAGGGGGCCGGCATGATCGCGCCTGACATGGCGACGATGCTTTCCTTCATCGCGACCGACGCGCCGATCGCCGCACCGGTGCTGCAGGATCTGTTGTCGCGTGGCACGGCCAAGACATTCAATGCGGTGACCGTCGACAGCGATACGTCGACCAGCGACACGCTGCTGCTCTTTGCCACCGGCAAGGCCGCGAAGCGCGGCGCGCCTGAGATCACCGACCCTAGGGATGCCCGGCTCGGCGCGTTCCGTCGGGCGCTCGGCAAGGTGCTGAAGTCGCTGGCGCTGCAGGTGGTGCGCGACGGCGAGGGCGCGCGCAAGCAGGTCGAAGTCACCGTCACCGGCGCGAAATCGGCCCGATCGGCCAAGCGGATCGCGCTGTCGATCGCCAATTCGCCGCTGGTCAAGACCGCCGTTGCCGGCGAGGATGCCAATTGGGGCCGCGTCGTCATGGCCGTCGGCAAGGCCGGCGAGCCCGCCGATCGCGACCGGCTGTCGATCTGGTTCGGCGACAACCGGCTGGCCCATGAGGGCGAGCGCGACCCGGCCTATTCGGAAGAAAAGACCTCGGCCTACATGAAGCGCGCCGATATCCGCATCCGCGCCGACATCGGCATCGGCCGCGGCAAGGCGACGGTGTGGACCTGCGATCTCACCAAGGAATATGTCGCCATCAACGGCGACTACCGGAGCTGA
- a CDS encoding ComF family protein — MADPMSKIKSIDIRSLARSALGWPSRILFPPVCAGCRRHVSQPGVLCGACWPKLRLLERPWCPVMGTPFIHHMGEGFLSAEAIADPPPFERARAAVAYSGVARQMVQGLKYQDRTDLAPWMARWMVRAGADLIAEADVVVPVPLHWRRFFRRRFNQSAELGRAVCELSGLSFAPSAMRRVKLTRQQVGLERQEREENVRAAFHVPAEAEIEIAGRRVLLIDDVYTTGATVRAATKALKRGGAAAVDVLTFARVLPGDFRADESVTI, encoded by the coding sequence GTGGCCGATCCGATGTCCAAGATCAAGTCCATCGACATCAGGAGCCTGGCCCGATCGGCTCTCGGTTGGCCGTCGCGCATCCTGTTTCCGCCTGTCTGCGCCGGCTGTCGCCGGCATGTCTCGCAGCCCGGCGTACTGTGCGGCGCCTGCTGGCCGAAGCTCAGGCTGCTGGAACGACCCTGGTGCCCGGTGATGGGTACGCCATTCATCCACCATATGGGCGAGGGCTTTCTGTCGGCCGAGGCGATCGCCGATCCACCGCCCTTCGAGCGAGCACGGGCGGCCGTCGCCTATTCGGGCGTGGCTCGTCAGATGGTGCAAGGGCTGAAATACCAGGACCGTACCGATCTCGCGCCCTGGATGGCGCGCTGGATGGTGCGCGCGGGCGCCGATCTCATTGCCGAGGCCGATGTGGTGGTTCCGGTGCCGCTACACTGGCGGCGCTTTTTCAGGCGGCGTTTCAACCAGTCGGCGGAATTGGGGCGCGCGGTTTGCGAACTCAGCGGGCTGTCCTTCGCGCCCTCGGCCATGCGGCGCGTGAAACTCACCCGCCAGCAGGTCGGGCTGGAGCGACAGGAACGCGAGGAGAATGTGCGGGCCGCGTTTCATGTGCCGGCGGAAGCGGAAATCGAGATTGCCGGCCGCAGGGTGCTTCTAATCGATGATGTCTACACCACGGGCGCCACGGTGCGTGCCGCCACCAAGGCGCTGAAAAGAGGAGGTGCGGCCGCCGTCGACGTGCTGACGTTTGCCCGCGTGTTGCCGGGGGACTTCCGGGCGGACGAGTCCGTGACTATATAA
- a CDS encoding methyltransferase domain-containing protein, with the protein MQPIMDTSLWLAHKRRALAHPVDGADFLMNRAAEDLADRLGAVERRFGKAAVLFCQTQAAADVLAVSGKVGDIVRVETDAAFLIGSAGLIAPLETVPFEPQSLDLAVSLLSLQAMNDIPGMLIQIRRALRPDGLFLGAFAGAGTLGELRESLLAAETELYGGASPRVIPFTDVRDAGALLQRAGLALPVADVETVTVRYANLFALMADLRAMGETSALADRSRRPGLRRLFARAAEIYAERFSDPDGRIRASFSMVWMSGWAPDASQQKPLKPGSAKVSLKAVLEGPEGH; encoded by the coding sequence TTGCAGCCTATAATGGATACCTCACTATGGCTGGCGCACAAGCGGCGCGCGCTTGCTCATCCTGTCGACGGCGCCGATTTCCTGATGAACCGTGCCGCCGAGGACCTTGCCGACCGGTTGGGTGCGGTCGAACGCCGGTTCGGCAAGGCGGCGGTGCTGTTTTGCCAGACGCAGGCGGCAGCCGACGTTCTGGCCGTGAGCGGCAAGGTTGGGGACATCGTCCGCGTCGAGACAGACGCCGCCTTCCTCATCGGCAGCGCCGGCTTGATCGCACCCCTGGAGACCGTGCCGTTCGAACCGCAAAGTCTCGATCTGGCCGTGTCGCTTCTGTCCTTGCAGGCGATGAACGATATCCCCGGCATGCTGATCCAGATCCGCCGCGCGCTGCGGCCGGATGGGCTTTTCCTCGGTGCCTTTGCCGGTGCAGGTACGCTCGGCGAGCTGCGCGAAAGCCTGCTTGCGGCCGAGACCGAGCTTTACGGCGGTGCCAGCCCGCGCGTCATCCCGTTCACCGATGTGCGCGACGCCGGTGCGCTGCTGCAGCGCGCCGGTCTCGCCCTGCCGGTCGCCGACGTCGAGACGGTGACGGTGCGCTATGCCAACCTGTTTGCCCTGATGGCCGATCTGCGCGCCATGGGCGAAACCAGCGCACTGGCCGATCGCAGCCGGCGACCGGGGCTTCGCAGGCTGTTTGCCCGCGCCGCGGAAATCTACGCCGAGCGTTTTTCCGACCCCGACGGTCGGATCCGGGCAAGTTTCTCGATGGTCTGGATGTCCGGCTGGGCACCCGATGCGTCACAGCAAAAACCGCTGAAGCCTGGTTCAGCCAAGGTCTCGCTGAAGGCTGTGCTGGAAGGACCTGAAGGGCATTGA
- a CDS encoding TetR/AcrR family transcriptional regulator has product MAEETDTARKSIGARRNPDSADAILEAAEAVLVEAGYAGFSIEAVARRARAGKPTIYRWWPSKAALLLEVYQRQKRVDVPDTGNLEEDLVGFLQNLFFHWRETSSGSVFRSLIAEAQSDEAAAAALAGYAGGRRAHTGQIIERAKARGEVAGDIDPAMVADLLASYAWRHLLTNRLDEPEATIRTVVRYLLKGIAAAQ; this is encoded by the coding sequence ATGGCCGAGGAGACGGATACGGCGCGCAAATCGATCGGTGCGCGGCGCAATCCTGACAGTGCGGATGCCATTCTGGAGGCCGCCGAGGCAGTGCTTGTCGAAGCCGGCTATGCCGGCTTCTCGATCGAGGCGGTGGCGAGGCGCGCCCGCGCCGGCAAACCGACCATCTATCGCTGGTGGCCAAGCAAGGCCGCGCTGCTGCTCGAAGTTTACCAGCGCCAGAAGCGCGTCGACGTTCCCGATACCGGAAATCTGGAAGAGGATCTCGTCGGCTTCCTGCAGAATCTGTTCTTCCACTGGCGCGAGACATCGTCGGGCAGCGTGTTCAGGTCGCTGATCGCGGAGGCGCAGTCGGATGAAGCCGCGGCCGCGGCCCTTGCCGGCTATGCCGGCGGGCGCCGCGCCCACACCGGTCAGATCATCGAGCGCGCCAAGGCAAGAGGTGAGGTCGCGGGCGACATCGATCCGGCCATGGTCGCCGACCTGCTGGCTTCCTATGCATGGCGGCATCTCCTGACCAACCGGCTCGACGAGCCCGAGGCAACGATACGCACGGTGGTCCGCTATCTCCTGAAAGGCATAGCGGCCGCCCAATAA